In a genomic window of Sutcliffiella sp. FSL R7-0096:
- a CDS encoding PTS sugar transporter subunit IIC, which produces MKAFLHKKGVTLSARVYLIDGLSYMALGLFSSLIIGLIIKTVGDQLGWTFFTDMGVLAMGLMGPAIGAAVAYGLKAPPLVLFATVIAGAAGAQLGGPAGSFVAALLATEAGKLVSKETKVDILVTPFVTILTGFLVATFIGPPINAGMNSLGSLIMWATDQQPIVMGMLVAVLMGWALTAPISSAAIAMMLGLEGIAAGAATIGCAAQMVGFAVSSYRENKMSGLLALGIGTSMLQVPNVIKNPMIIIPPTVAGIIFAPLGTTVFQMVNVKEGAGMGTSGLVGQIMTFAAMGFSVSVLIKVLLLHIVGPAVVSLVVSEWMRKRSLIKEGDMRINIGGER; this is translated from the coding sequence ATGAAAGCTTTTTTACATAAAAAGGGCGTAACGCTTTCGGCAAGGGTTTATTTAATAGACGGGTTGAGCTATATGGCTCTGGGTCTGTTCTCTTCCTTGATCATCGGATTGATTATTAAAACGGTGGGAGATCAGCTGGGTTGGACTTTCTTTACTGATATGGGAGTATTGGCAATGGGGTTGATGGGCCCAGCAATAGGTGCAGCAGTGGCATATGGCCTAAAGGCACCACCATTGGTTTTATTTGCGACTGTTATTGCTGGAGCAGCAGGAGCGCAACTGGGTGGACCGGCAGGCAGTTTTGTTGCCGCACTTTTGGCAACAGAAGCGGGCAAGCTGGTATCGAAAGAAACAAAAGTAGATATTCTGGTTACTCCTTTTGTGACCATTTTGACAGGCTTCCTTGTTGCGACTTTTATTGGACCCCCCATTAATGCGGGGATGAACTCATTAGGATCCCTGATCATGTGGGCTACCGACCAACAGCCCATTGTAATGGGTATGCTGGTTGCGGTATTGATGGGGTGGGCACTGACTGCACCGATATCGAGTGCCGCAATTGCGATGATGCTGGGGTTGGAAGGGATTGCTGCCGGAGCAGCCACAATCGGTTGTGCTGCTCAGATGGTAGGGTTTGCTGTAAGTAGTTACCGGGAAAATAAAATGTCTGGCCTTTTAGCTTTAGGTATAGGAACTTCCATGCTTCAAGTGCCCAATGTTATCAAAAACCCGATGATCATCATACCCCCAACGGTAGCAGGAATTATTTTTGCCCCTCTTGGTACGACGGTTTTCCAGATGGTAAACGTGAAAGAAGGGGCCGGAATGGGGACAAGCGGATTGGTCGGTCAGATCATGACCTTTGCTGCAATGGGCTTTTCTGTATCGGTACTAATAAAAGTCTTGTTGCTTCACATTGTAGGACCCGCTGTGGTAAGTTTAGTTGTATCAGAATGGATGAGAAAGCGATCCCTCATTAAAGAGGGGGATATGAGAATTAATATTGGAGGGGAACGATAA
- a CDS encoding S8 family serine peptidase translates to MSRKNKRNFTRVFSIIMCLLLIAPSFIPGTASAQGKKASVSLGESKEVMASKITDRLSTQFSKDGEKVTFLIKFKEQVDTQAVAAKAVEAAKVQKASAGQEKLMKRNAVVSELRATSIETQANVKEYLEKAVADGRAKDIQSFYVVNGMAVTATKEVMEELARFPEIEKLLPNEVRQLDPAAEAAATTEIAVEEKPAAGLENIEWGVAQIGAPQAWEMGVDGQGTVVASIDTGVQWDHPALKEKYRGFNAGTGNANHEYNWFDSTPANQSTPYDDDGHGTHVTGTMVGAEPNGSNQVGVAPGAKWIGVKAFTPSGGTDVALLAAGEWILAPKDASGTPNPAMAPDVVNNSWGGGPGLDEWYRPMVQAWVAADIFPAFAAGNTRIGNPGGPGSVSTPGNYPESFATGATDVNRNLASFSLQGPSPYQEIKPEVSAPGVGVRSSFPGNSYGAASGTSMASPHVAGVVALLKQVNSNLTVADIEEILMTTATERTDSNFPDSPNNGYGHGIVNAFDAVSSIISGLGKIKGQVAKDGEDDEAPTFEHTAPVETYAGMNLPLSIHVQDNVSISSVTLQYQNTAGEWVNLAAERASGSYNDATYTASIPGDDIAEPSVSYRWHIVDFGGNEVISDTYEVSVQPGITVGYSTDFESEPVGWYSFGAVNSWEWGVPTAGPSAANSGEKVYGTNLSGNYGNSANMTLVMPPIDLPEDSGAYLQFMNWFNLETRYDFGHVFVSTDQENWTQLLRFDGISESWTAREVDLSEYAGQRIYIGFNVTTDSSVVRTGWYIDDVALSAESNATAASTQLEVTKEEKVEAKEEQVNPDKIHPVATPEKEEAVKEDVNPAALPLHAQVTVLETNRSVNTNPANGYYELLHAAGTFTVQAEAYGYHPAQQTVEIAPDGEAVANFVLDEMARGTVNGTVTNSVTGDPIANATLMLIEDAAIAPVTTDENGNFSITALEGDYTLRVMAPSYYSETVEVSIEGDETTNLDVELRPFIGYPGEIGYDDGTAENARAFYDAGNGWAVKMSLPEGQNSALVTGGLFRFWDTTWPTPGGTDFKVEVWDASGSDGAPGSKLAGPFDGTALRTGEWTTVDLAEHGIIVEQDFYMVYIQSQPNPNAPGLGTDEDGPNAGRSWQYVGGAWSPSPEAEGNYMIRALVNFEVTAPTITSPADGSFTNEGTVTVEGNASPTTTVHVMNNGEEVATATATDEGTFAVDVSLTEGANALTAKSSTETGETEESAPVTVVLDQTAPELAITSPEDGSKTNRETVIVTGTVADENLDFVKVNGQKATVTDGTYSHRVMLENGENNITVVATDLAGNSTSQDVTVHAKYNAPEISNLKPTEDKHLRAGESVKIEFNSDPGLRATFSIRMPLTNAATMMEGNDVNNAVELPLMEQSPGYYVGYWTATSSVVASGAEIEVKVSDDFGNVTRAIADGKLFINDGNDGNGKGKGKPEKPGKKNN, encoded by the coding sequence ATGAGTAGGAAGAACAAACGTAATTTTACTAGAGTATTCAGTATCATTATGTGTTTATTACTGATCGCCCCAAGCTTTATCCCTGGTACTGCTTCTGCGCAAGGGAAAAAAGCTTCCGTTTCTTTGGGTGAATCTAAAGAAGTGATGGCAAGTAAAATAACGGATCGTTTATCTACGCAGTTTTCTAAAGATGGGGAAAAGGTTACCTTCCTTATCAAATTCAAAGAACAGGTAGATACGCAGGCAGTAGCAGCTAAAGCCGTGGAAGCAGCCAAGGTACAAAAAGCTTCTGCCGGACAAGAAAAACTGATGAAACGTAATGCTGTTGTCTCTGAGTTAAGAGCAACATCAATCGAAACCCAAGCAAATGTAAAAGAGTACCTTGAAAAAGCGGTAGCTGATGGAAGAGCAAAGGACATCCAATCCTTCTACGTAGTAAACGGGATGGCCGTTACTGCAACGAAAGAAGTAATGGAGGAGCTTGCTAGATTCCCAGAAATTGAAAAGCTTCTTCCAAACGAAGTACGTCAGTTGGATCCGGCAGCAGAAGCAGCTGCGACAACTGAAATCGCAGTAGAAGAAAAGCCTGCTGCAGGCCTTGAGAACATTGAGTGGGGCGTTGCCCAAATCGGTGCTCCTCAAGCGTGGGAAATGGGTGTAGACGGTCAAGGGACTGTTGTAGCCAGCATTGACACAGGAGTTCAATGGGATCACCCTGCTTTAAAAGAAAAATATCGTGGTTTTAATGCTGGAACTGGTAATGCAAACCATGAATACAACTGGTTTGATTCCACTCCTGCAAACCAATCAACTCCTTACGATGATGACGGTCACGGTACGCACGTAACAGGTACGATGGTTGGTGCTGAGCCGAATGGATCTAACCAAGTTGGGGTTGCTCCTGGAGCAAAATGGATTGGCGTTAAAGCATTTACTCCATCTGGTGGTACGGACGTTGCCCTACTTGCAGCTGGAGAGTGGATTTTAGCTCCAAAAGATGCTAGTGGAACTCCAAACCCTGCGATGGCTCCGGACGTTGTCAACAACTCATGGGGCGGCGGACCTGGCTTGGATGAGTGGTATCGACCAATGGTGCAAGCATGGGTAGCGGCTGATATCTTCCCTGCTTTCGCTGCAGGAAATACACGCATCGGGAACCCTGGCGGTCCTGGATCTGTTTCCACTCCTGGTAACTATCCGGAATCTTTTGCAACAGGTGCAACTGATGTGAACAGAAACCTTGCAAGCTTCTCTTTACAAGGTCCTTCACCTTATCAGGAAATCAAGCCTGAAGTATCTGCACCTGGTGTTGGAGTTCGCTCTTCCTTCCCTGGTAACAGCTATGGTGCTGCTAGTGGAACTTCCATGGCAAGCCCACATGTAGCCGGTGTGGTTGCTTTACTTAAGCAGGTTAACTCTAACCTGACTGTGGCAGACATTGAGGAAATCTTGATGACTACTGCAACGGAAAGAACAGATTCCAATTTCCCTGACTCTCCAAACAACGGATATGGACATGGTATCGTCAATGCATTTGATGCAGTATCTTCCATAATATCCGGTCTTGGAAAAATCAAAGGGCAAGTTGCGAAGGATGGAGAAGATGACGAAGCTCCAACTTTCGAACATACAGCACCTGTTGAAACTTATGCTGGCATGAACCTGCCTTTAAGCATTCACGTACAGGATAATGTAAGTATTTCTTCTGTAACATTGCAATATCAAAACACTGCTGGTGAGTGGGTAAATCTTGCGGCAGAGCGTGCCTCTGGTTCTTACAATGACGCTACTTACACAGCATCCATCCCTGGTGACGACATTGCAGAACCTTCCGTATCGTACCGTTGGCATATTGTCGACTTCGGTGGCAATGAAGTGATTTCCGATACGTATGAAGTGAGCGTACAACCTGGTATCACGGTTGGCTATTCCACAGATTTCGAATCTGAGCCTGTAGGATGGTACTCTTTCGGTGCTGTCAATTCATGGGAGTGGGGTGTTCCGACAGCAGGACCCTCTGCAGCCAACTCTGGAGAGAAAGTATATGGTACTAACCTTTCCGGTAATTATGGCAACAGCGCGAACATGACACTTGTGATGCCTCCAATCGACCTGCCGGAAGATAGTGGTGCATACCTTCAATTCATGAACTGGTTCAACCTAGAGACTCGTTACGATTTCGGCCACGTATTTGTTTCTACAGACCAAGAGAACTGGACCCAACTACTACGTTTTGACGGTATCAGCGAAAGCTGGACTGCTAGAGAAGTGGACCTTTCTGAATATGCAGGTCAACGTATTTACATCGGTTTCAACGTTACAACGGATAGTAGTGTTGTACGTACAGGCTGGTATATCGATGATGTCGCATTATCAGCAGAGTCTAATGCAACAGCAGCATCCACACAGCTGGAAGTGACGAAAGAAGAGAAAGTTGAAGCAAAAGAGGAGCAAGTAAATCCAGATAAAATCCATCCGGTTGCTACTCCTGAAAAAGAAGAAGCTGTGAAAGAGGATGTTAACCCTGCGGCACTTCCATTACATGCACAAGTGACTGTATTGGAAACAAACCGTTCTGTTAATACAAATCCTGCGAACGGCTATTACGAGCTTTTACATGCAGCAGGCACATTCACGGTGCAAGCTGAAGCATATGGATATCACCCAGCCCAACAAACAGTTGAAATCGCTCCAGACGGAGAAGCAGTCGCTAACTTCGTATTGGACGAAATGGCACGTGGTACTGTTAACGGTACTGTGACAAACAGTGTTACTGGGGATCCTATTGCAAACGCAACATTAATGCTTATTGAAGATGCAGCAATTGCCCCTGTAACAACAGATGAAAACGGAAACTTCTCCATCACTGCATTAGAAGGCGACTACACACTTCGTGTAATGGCTCCTTCCTACTATAGTGAAACTGTAGAGGTATCTATTGAAGGTGATGAAACGACTAACCTTGATGTAGAATTACGCCCATTCATTGGATACCCTGGTGAAATCGGCTATGACGATGGTACTGCTGAGAATGCCCGCGCATTCTATGATGCCGGAAACGGTTGGGCAGTAAAAATGTCTCTACCGGAAGGTCAAAACAGTGCGCTTGTAACTGGTGGATTATTCCGATTCTGGGATACTACATGGCCAACTCCTGGTGGTACAGACTTTAAAGTAGAGGTTTGGGATGCATCTGGTTCTGATGGAGCTCCTGGATCCAAGCTTGCGGGACCATTTGACGGTACGGCACTACGTACTGGTGAGTGGACAACTGTTGACTTGGCAGAGCATGGAATCATCGTAGAACAAGACTTCTACATGGTTTACATCCAGTCTCAACCTAATCCGAATGCACCTGGCCTTGGAACAGATGAAGATGGACCAAATGCTGGCCGCAGCTGGCAATATGTAGGTGGTGCATGGTCTCCTTCCCCTGAAGCCGAAGGAAACTATATGATCCGTGCTTTAGTAAATTTTGAAGTGACAGCACCAACGATCACTTCTCCAGCTGATGGTTCCTTCACAAATGAAGGTACTGTAACGGTAGAGGGTAATGCTTCTCCTACAACAACTGTTCATGTGATGAACAATGGCGAAGAAGTGGCAACTGCTACAGCTACAGATGAAGGAACATTTGCTGTAGATGTTTCCCTGACAGAAGGTGCAAACGCGCTAACGGCCAAATCCTCAACTGAGACAGGAGAGACGGAAGAATCAGCTCCTGTGACAGTGGTGCTTGATCAGACCGCTCCTGAACTTGCCATTACAAGTCCTGAGGATGGTTCTAAAACAAACCGCGAAACAGTCATTGTAACAGGTACTGTCGCGGATGAGAACCTGGATTTTGTAAAAGTGAACGGTCAGAAAGCAACTGTGACAGATGGAACATACTCTCACAGAGTAATGCTTGAGAATGGTGAAAACAACATTACAGTGGTGGCTACTGACCTTGCAGGAAATAGTACTAGCCAAGACGTAACAGTCCATGCTAAATACAATGCTCCTGAAATCAGTAACTTAAAGCCGACTGAAGACAAGCACTTAAGAGCTGGAGAGTCTGTGAAGATCGAATTCAACAGTGACCCAGGACTTCGTGCAACCTTCTCCATCCGCATGCCGTTAACAAACGCAGCGACCATGATGGAAGGCAATGATGTCAACAATGCAGTCGAGCTACCATTGATGGAACAATCTCCTGGTTACTATGTAGGGTATTGGACAGCTACTTCAAGCGTCGTGGCAAGTGGTGCAGAAATCGAAGTTAAAGTATCTGATGACTTCGGTAATGTGACACGTGCAATTGCAGATGGTAAGCTGTTCATCAATGATGGAAATGATGGGAACGGCAAAGGAAAAGGTAAGCCTGAAAAGCCTGGGAAGAAAAATAACTAG
- a CDS encoding thioredoxin family protein: MEKLQSLEQFNHLKNERDVVFMFSADWCPDCRVIEPVLPEIMEKFNEYTFIYVDRDEFIDLCAELSVFGIPSFVGYKNGEEAGRFVSKDRKTQEEIEAFVASLG; the protein is encoded by the coding sequence ATGGAAAAATTACAATCCTTGGAACAATTCAACCACTTGAAAAATGAAAGAGATGTTGTGTTCATGTTTTCTGCGGACTGGTGTCCTGACTGCCGTGTCATTGAGCCGGTATTGCCGGAAATTATGGAGAAGTTTAACGAGTACACGTTTATTTATGTGGACAGGGATGAGTTTATTGATCTTTGTGCCGAGTTGAGTGTATTCGGAATTCCAAGTTTTGTTGGGTATAAAAATGGGGAAGAAGCAGGTCGTTTCGTAAGTAAGGACCGCAAGACGCAGGAAGAAATTGAAGCATTTGTAGCTTCGTTAGGTTGA